The Paenibacillus mucilaginosus 3016 genome includes the window ACTCTTGTTGCTATACGCGCTGCTGCGCCTATAACCGCTTGTTAGGAATAACGGCTTCCGCCGGATCTGCCTACCCGAAAAGCCTTGACTCGGCAGACCGTCTCCGGGTCCCGTTTCACCCTCCGCTCCCGTACCGGCTCCCACCCTCCCGGCTCGCTTGGACGTTCGATCGGCGGCTACTCTTCCCATCCCAGACGTTGTGGTATGAATAATTTTATACAGTATATCCCGGAAGGTCCTCCATATTCAAGCCTAATTTTCCGCCCTGCCTATCCTTATCTCCTATCGTTATCGCAAGCTTGACTCGGGCCCTCGCCTCTAATGCGTCCCGCCGACATCCATATCCTTGATCTCCCGGGTCACCTTCTTGTACGTCGAGGAAGCGATCTTCTCCTGCAGCTTCGCATGGAACAGCTCCTCATCGATCGGCAGGTCGACCCAGCCGTCCGTCCACGAGGACAGGTACATCGCGTTGGAGAGCGTGAGGCCCCGGATGCCTTCCTCCCCCGGAGCCAGCAGCGGAGTGCCGTGGAGAATGTGATCCGTGAAGTTCTGCGTGATGCCCTTGTGCTGCGTCCCCTCGGACGATTCCACCGGCACCTCGCACTTCCAGCACTCCGGCTGGCCGAAGCCTCCGCGGAAATTGCGATTGAACTCCGGCTCCGGGATCGTCAGCCGCCAGAAGGTCAGCCTGCCGTCTTCGATGACGATTTTGCCCCGGTCGCCGGTCACCTCATAGCGGTTGGTCCCCGGCGCTTCCCCCGTTGTCGTGACGAAAAGCCCGGTCGCCCCGTTCTCATATTCGACGTAAGCGGTAACATCGTCTTCGACCTCAATGCTGCGGTATTTGCCGAAGTGACAGAAGGCCCTCACCCGCTTCGGCATCATGTCCACGGTCCACTGCCAGAGATCAAGCTGATGGGGATCCTGGTTCAGCAGCACCCCGCCGCCTTCGCCGGCCCAGGTGGCCCGCCAGCCGCCCGAATCATAGTAGCTCTGGGAGCGGTACCAGGTCGTAATGATCCAGTTCGTGCGCCGCACTTCGCCGAGCTCCCCGGAGGTTACCAGATCGCGGAGCTTCCGGTACAAGGGATTCGTCCGCTGGTTGTACATGATGCCGAAGGCTTTGCCCGAGCGCGCCGCGGCCTCATTCATCTCCCGCACCTGCTTCGTATACACGCCGGCCGGTTTCTCCACCAGCACATGATAGCCGTGCTCAAAGGCACGAACTGCAATCGGCGGATGATCGTAATGCGGCGTACAGATCAGCACAGCGTCGAAGCTCTTCGAAGCAAAAAAGTCGTCAAGTCCGGAGAACAGCTGCACCCGGTCCCCACTACTGTGCCTTGGCCCATTCCAGACGCTGCGGGTCCAGATCCGCCGCCGCCGTGAGCTCCGCCCCCTTCACTTCCCCCTGCAGCAAGTAACCCGCATGCCCCCGGCCCATATTGCCGAGTCCCACTATTCCGATGCGCACCGAATCCATTGTCTCCCGCCTCTCCGCATAAGAGTGCCGTACGGCGGCTTCAGGCTCAAGCCGTATTGGTTCCGTCCGGCCTTTCCTTTTATTATACGCTGCACGATACCAGCCACAAGAATGGATGAGGACAAAAAAGAAAACGTCCCTCCCGGGGGAAGGACGCTCACGTTCCGCTATACTCATGAATTAGGAGTGCGTTTTTTCGGAAATTTGGCTGAGGGCTTGTCCGGCCTCGTCCTCATACTTGTTACGGACCGCCAGGTCACCGATCGATACGATCCCGATCAGCTCGCCGTTCTCCACTACCGGCAGACGGCGGATCTGTTCTTTGGCCATGACCTTCGCCGCTTCATCGACCGTGGTTTCCGGTCCTACGGAAACGACGCGGCCGCTCATCACTTCCGAGATGGCCGTGGAACCGGAATGCTTCTCGGCATATCCCCGGATAACCAGGTCACGGTCGGTCAGCACGCCGATCAGCTTGCGTCCGTCAACGACAGGGATGAAGCCCGTGTCTTCCTGCTTCATCTTGACTGCCGCCTCAAAGATGTTGTCCTGAAGTGTCACTACCGCACAATCGGTGGTCATGATTTCACGAAGCGATTTGCTCATGGCTGTATTCCCTCCCAAAAGAAGATGGCAGCCTCCGGCTGCGCAGAGTAATGGGGGTTATCATCGTCCCCAGGGCCTGCTGCAGGAATAGGTTCTCCCCCGCACGCTCTCCCCATGCGCCTTCCGGCTGTTACATATCGGGAAAGGCTGCTAGCCGCGGTGTTCCTTCATATAATCTTCGGTCACCGCAAGAAACAGCCTGGCAGCATTCACCATCGCCTGCTCGTCGATATCGAACCGCGGATGGTGATGCGGATGGACAATGCCCCGCTCCTTATTACCCGCGCCCACGAACATGAAACAGCCGGGAATCCGCTCAAGATAGTAGGCAAAATCCTCTCCGGCCATGATCAGCGGGGAATAGCGCGCCTGTTCCGTGCCGAATACGCCGGCCGCCGCCCGTTCGAACCGCTGCGCTTCTCCGGCATGATTCACCACCGGCGGGTAGCCGAGCCGGTAGTCGATCTGGACCTCGGCTCCGTACATCGCACAGGTCTGCCGCACAATCTCTTCGAAGCGGTCCTTGACCTCCAGGCGGATGCGGCTGTCGAAGGTTCGGACCGTCCCCTTCAGCGCCGCCGATTCGGCGATGACATTGAAGGAGGTTCCGCTGTGGAAGGAGCCTACGCTGACCACACAGGGCTGGGTCGGGTCCGTGCTGCGGGAGACGATCGACTGCAGATTCACGACGAGCTGGGAAGCTACGTAGACGCTGTCCACCGTCTCGTGCGGCAGCCCCCCGTGGCCCCCGCGCCCCTTGACGGTCAAGGTAAACTCATCCGCCGCGGCCATGAACGGGCCGGGCCGTGAAGAGACGGCCCCCGTCTCCAGCGGGGTCCACAGGTGAATGCCGTAGATGACGTCCACGCCGTCCAGCAGCCCGCTTCGATCATCGGGAGCGCACCGCCCGGCGTCGTCTCCTCGGCGGGCTGGAATAAGAAGACCACGCGGCCCCCCACCTGGTCCCGGTGCGAGCTCATCGTCCGGGCCACGGTCAGCAGGGCCGCCGTATGGGCATCGTGCCCGCAGGCGTGCATGACGCCGGGCACCTGCGAGGCGTATTCCGCCGTCTTCTCGTCCTGGATCGGCAGCGCGTCCATGTCGGCCCTCAAGGCGACGGTCGGTCCGTCTGCGGTCCCTTGAAGGATGCCGATGACCCCGTGACCCCCGCCGACGCTCTCGCGCACTTCCAGTCCCCAGCTCCGCAGCTTCTCCGCCACGAAGGCGGCCGTCGCCGACTCCTGATACGAGAGCTCGGGGTTGCGGTGCAGATGGCGCCGCCATTCGATCATATCCGGCACTGCCGACATAAGGGTTTGTTCCATTGATTTCATGGCTATGGCCTCCGCTCCAACGTTCTTTATATGGCACTTCATATGGTACTTCGCTCAGTAGAATTATTTTAACAAATCCGCCGCTGTCTTTGCACCTTCCGGGCGTCACAGGAATTTCAAACTTTGCCAGAGGGCGGATTCGGCCCGTCTGCATTAGGCTTGCACTGCGAAGGGAAACATACTATCATGAATAAAGGGTTTTGGGAAGCTATGGAATGCTAGGCATACATATATTAGGAGGGTTTTACAGTGATCATTGAAAACAGCGGATTAAAAGGACTGAAGAGCGATCTGGCTCACCTCGACCAATCCATGGAGCAGCTCGGCTTCGTACGGTGGCAGTGGGAATACTACCGGGCCACTTACGATCTTCAGCTCAAAGATAGAGATTCCCAGAATGACTTCTACCTCCGCATCAACACGCGTGTTGAAACGGGCAAGCTCGAATCCCCGCATGCGATTCTGTATATCGAAGACGTGTACATCGGACAAGGCACGTTCCCGCACGGCGTGAACTACCAGGCCAAAATTCCGGATTACATTATGAAAGAAGCGACGAGCAAGCTGGCCCAGCTGAAGACGAAGCTGACTTCGTAACAGGGGACCGCTTATGACCCCACAGCGAAGAGGAACGCCCGATTTTTTCCTGCTGTTCTTGACGTTCTCCTTGGTCTGCTTCGGTCTGGCTTTTGTATTCAGCGCGGGAATGGCCTTCCGCAACGATGATCCCTGGTACTTGGTCTTCCGCCAGGGGCTCGCTGTCGGTCTCGGCACGGTGGCCATGTTCTTCTGCATGAATGTCGACTACCGCAAGTTCAAGAAATGGCTGCTGCCCTTCTTCGTTGTCGTCGTCATTCTCCTCCTCCTGGTCCCTCTTATTGGAGCGGGCGCGGACAAAGGAGCGCGGAGCTGGATCAAGATTGCGGGCGGGTTTACCCTTCAGCCTACGGAATTCGCCAAGCTGGCCGTCATCATCTATCTGGCATCCATCATCACCAAGAAGGGTGAGAAATTCCAGGAATTCAAGCGGGGACTCGTTCCTCCTCTGCTTGTCATCGGCTTCATCTCGATGCTGATCATGATGCAGCCCGACTTCGGGTCCACGATGATCATCCTCCTTGCCTCCGCCATTATCATTGTTGTCGGAGGCGCCAACATGAGGCATGTTCTTTATCTTGGCGGAGCAGGGCTGGTCTTTGTCGTCATGGTGGTGTCCTTTTATGTCCTGACCGCCGATCCGGGAAACTACAAAATCGCCCGGCTCACCGCCTATCTCAATCCTTTTTCGGATGAACGGGGGTCTGGCTACCACTTGGTCCATTCCCTCTTCGCCTTCGGCCACGGCGGGTGGACAGGTGCGGGCTTCGGCCAGAGCATCCAGAAGCTTCACTACCTGCCCGAAGCCCATAACGACTTTATCTTCGCCATCATCGGCGAGGAGCTGGGCTTCATCGGCGCCACGCTCTTCCTGCTCGTCTATCTCGCGTTCCTGCTGCGCGGACTGGTTGTCGCCCTGCGCTGCCAGGATCCCTTCGGTACGCTCGTCGGTGTCGGCATCGTCAGCATGATGGGCGTCCAGGCGTTCATCAATCTCGGCGGTGTGACGAACACGATCCCGATGACCGGGGTCACCCTGCCGCTGATCAGCTATGGAGGCACATCAATGCTCACGACGCTCATCGGCATCGGCATGCTGCTCAGCATCTCGCGCGAGTACAACAAGCCGGAACAGGAAGTTCGCCGCTCCACCAGCGTCACCCACCGCAGCGCCGCGGGCTATTTTACCCGGGGCGGCTGATCGGCCGCTACAAAAAAAGAGAGCCCTTCCGGCTCTCTTTTTTTATGTATGGCCCTTACTTCACCCGGTGCAGCGGGTCCTCGACCGGTGCCGGCGTCTCCTCATCGCGGAAGGCCACGCCCTCCACCTTCACGTTCACTTCCACCACCGACAGGCCCGTCATGTTCTCTACCGCTTCCCGCACATTCTCCTGAAGATCGCGGCATACCTCTTGAATCTTGCTGCCGTACGACACGATCACCCGCAGATCGATCGCCGCTTCGACCTGGCCGACTTCCACCGACACGCCGCGCTGTGCGTTCTTCCCGCTCAGGCGTTTGGCCAGTCCTTCCGAGATGCCTCCCGACATGGCGGCAATCCCCGGCGTCTCCAGTGCAGCCAGTCCTGCAATGGTCGCCACGACATCATCCGAAATGCGGATCAGACCCGTTTGTAATTCTTCGCTCAAGAGGATCACTCCTTCAAGGATTATAGCTCTATTGTAATAAGAAGAGTTGCTGAAAGCAAATGTAACGCGGAAGCGGACAGGTGGTACCCCCGGACAAAGTCTTCCATATTATCATTGGCAACCTGGTGAAATGTGGGTATATTATTATAGGCCTGAAGCTCGACTTTCAGGGAATACTTTACATTTAGAGGGGGGAATCACATGATCAAACGCTACGGATTCACCATCGGTCTGGTACTGAGCTTCCTGCTCAGCGCGGTGGCCCACTACATAGGCGAACCTGCCTTCAGTCCAACGGTGCAATTCTTCATTTCCGCCGTCGCCGTCATCTTTGTGGCAGGCTTTCTCGGCAAAGCGACGGAAAGCGTCGCCCACTATGCCGGCGAGCGTCTCGGCGGCTTCCTCAATGCCACCTTCGGGAACGCGGCGGAGCTGATTATCGCCATCTTCCTGGTCAGGAACGGAGCTTTCGAGGTGGTCAAAGCGAGCATCACCGGTTCGATCATCGGGAACATGCTGCTCGTCTTAGGGCTGAGCGTGCTGCTAGGCGGTCTCAAATTCAAGGAACAAACCTTCAACGTCAAGCTCGCGGGCCATAATTCTTCGCTCATGCTGCTCGCGGTGATCGCTCTGTTCATCCCGGCCGCCTTCACCCGAAGCCTGACCACGCTGGAGAATGAAGAGCTCAGCGTCATCGTCTCGGGCATTCTGATTGTCGCCTACCTGCTGTGGCTGTACTTCTCCATGGTCACCCATAAGAACGAGCTTGCCGACGAAGTCGTCGAGCATGGGGAACCCGCCTGGTCCAAAGGGATGTCGGTGGCCTTTCTGATTCTCGCTACCGTCATGGTAGCCTTCGAGAGTGAGTGGCTCGTGAGCACCCTGGAGCAGTTCAGTCATCAATTCGGCTTATCCGAACTGTTCGTCGGCGCCTTCCTGATCGCCATTGTCGGCAACGCGGCCGAACACAGCGCCGCCATTCTGATGGCCCGCAAGAACAAGATGGGGGCGGCGATCGAGATCGCCATCGGCAGCTCGCTGCAGATCGCCCTGTTCGTAGCCCCGCTGCTCGTGCTGCTGTCCCTGTTCTTCGGCAATCCGATGGACCTCGTGTTCACCACCTATGAGCTCGTCGCCATAGGCGTGGCGGCGTTCATCGCCTCCTCCATCTCCCGGGACGGCAATACGACCTGGTATGAAGGCGTGCTGCTGCTCGTCGTCTACCTCATTATCGGGATCGCCTTCTACCTCGTCTAACAGCTTCCATAGGGCAACAAAAAAGAGTAACCCTGAGGGGTTACTCTTTATTTTGGCTCATGGCCTCATACAGCGCTGCCAAGTTGCGCTCCAGCTTCACCAGGATCTGTTTGCCGGCGGTTTCCTGAACCAATTCCGCCCGGATGGCAAAATCGATCTCTCTTGACAGGCCGTAAATCTGCGTATCCAACACCTCTTCATACAGAGGACATTTGCGCGTAGTTAAGTTTTCCATCTGCACTTCGATCAGCTTCTCGATCTTGTCCGCATCTTCCTGAAGCAGCTGCAGCGCTTTCTGCGACAAGCTGAGCAGCACATCTGACGACATGATGCTTCCCCCCTGTATACTCCTGAAGCGAAACCCGGCAGCGTACCGGCCCGTGTTCGCCCTCCGGTTCTCCCGAAATCCGTGAATGGCTGCATTCACGCTCCATACGTTTAATTTTAGTCGAAACCCGGCGAATACACAAGTCGTCTGAATAGATATTGCGTCCGCCGCTGCAAGAACGATAGAGAGCCCGGGCCGGGGGGAACCCATGGACATCGGGGTCTGCTCTGCCCGGCTGAATCGGGCGCATCACCACGGGAAAACCATCGGCATCCGAGAACCGATCCTTGCCGGCAGACCTCCCTTCACCATGGCCGCCCCCCGATGCAAGATAAACAGCTTCGTCGCCCCCTTTACGGACGATTAGATGATAGAAACGGGCATGTGCGAGTTATACGTTCTGATAGTGAAAAAAGGCACCTCCGCCCGATGCGGAAGTGCCTTCCTATGTACGCTGAAAACCGGAATCCAGGTGATTAGTCCTGAATGCTGTTGATCGTCAGACCATGCTTCTGGAATACTTCCGCCATAGCCGCCTTGGCTTCTTCCGCATCCGGACCATGCACGTGCAGGTCATAATTGCTCGTTGTCAGGAGGGTCGTGAACAGGCCGAGGATGCTCTTCACGTCGATGTACTTGTTATCGTACTGAAGAACGATAGACGATCTGAATTTATTAGCGGTTTGTGAGATTTCCACAATTGCTGCATTGTTTGCGTTAGCCATACAAATCCCTCCATGCGTCGGTTGAATAATCGTCAAATAAATCGCTTTCTTCCTTATGATACCTTGGAAAAGGTTAACATGCAAGGGCAAAAATTCGCCCGCCGGAC containing:
- a CDS encoding CBS domain-containing protein — translated: MSKSLREIMTTDCAVVTLQDNIFEAAVKMKQEDTGFIPVVDGRKLIGVLTDRDLVIRGYAEKHSGSTAISEVMSGRVVSVGPETTVDEAAKVMAKEQIRRLPVVENGELIGIVSIGDLAVRNKYEDEAGQALSQISEKTHS
- a CDS encoding YugN family protein yields the protein MIIENSGLKGLKSDLAHLDQSMEQLGFVRWQWEYYRATYDLQLKDRDSQNDFYLRINTRVETGKLESPHAILYIEDVYIGQGTFPHGVNYQAKIPDYIMKEATSKLAQLKTKLTS
- the ftsW gene encoding putative lipid II flippase FtsW; this translates as MTPQRRGTPDFFLLFLTFSLVCFGLAFVFSAGMAFRNDDPWYLVFRQGLAVGLGTVAMFFCMNVDYRKFKKWLLPFFVVVVILLLLVPLIGAGADKGARSWIKIAGGFTLQPTEFAKLAVIIYLASIITKKGEKFQEFKRGLVPPLLVIGFISMLIMMQPDFGSTMIILLASAIIIVVGGANMRHVLYLGGAGLVFVVMVVSFYVLTADPGNYKIARLTAYLNPFSDERGSGYHLVHSLFAFGHGGWTGAGFGQSIQKLHYLPEAHNDFIFAIIGEELGFIGATLFLLVYLAFLLRGLVVALRCQDPFGTLVGVGIVSMMGVQAFINLGGVTNTIPMTGVTLPLISYGGTSMLTTLIGIGMLLSISREYNKPEQEVRRSTSVTHRSAAGYFTRGG
- a CDS encoding Asp23/Gls24 family envelope stress response protein; the encoded protein is MSEELQTGLIRISDDVVATIAGLAALETPGIAAMSGGISEGLAKRLSGKNAQRGVSVEVGQVEAAIDLRVIVSYGSKIQEVCRDLQENVREAVENMTGLSVVEVNVKVEGVAFRDEETPAPVEDPLHRVK
- the cax gene encoding calcium/proton exchanger translates to MIKRYGFTIGLVLSFLLSAVAHYIGEPAFSPTVQFFISAVAVIFVAGFLGKATESVAHYAGERLGGFLNATFGNAAELIIAIFLVRNGAFEVVKASITGSIIGNMLLVLGLSVLLGGLKFKEQTFNVKLAGHNSSLMLLAVIALFIPAAFTRSLTTLENEELSVIVSGILIVAYLLWLYFSMVTHKNELADEVVEHGEPAWSKGMSVAFLILATVMVAFESEWLVSTLEQFSHQFGLSELFVGAFLIAIVGNAAEHSAAILMARKNKMGAAIEIAIGSSLQIALFVAPLLVLLSLFFGNPMDLVFTTYELVAIGVAAFIASSISRDGNTTWYEGVLLLVVYLIIGIAFYLV
- a CDS encoding YlaN family protein — translated: MSSDVLLSLSQKALQLLQEDADKIEKLIEVQMENLTTRKCPLYEEVLDTQIYGLSREIDFAIRAELVQETAGKQILVKLERNLAALYEAMSQNKE
- a CDS encoding HPr family phosphocarrier protein translates to MANANNAAIVEISQTANKFRSSIVLQYDNKYIDVKSILGLFTTLLTTSNYDLHVHGPDAEEAKAAMAEVFQKHGLTINSIQD